The sequence AATGctgcctctctccctttctgtttaattcccctcccttctcaccctcTCTGTGTTTCAATAGCGTCACTTTCTCATCTCTCCATCAGACATCTCTCCAGATCTCTACTCATCCCAATCGTGATCCCAACATTTATAAGTGTCCCATTCTGCACAGAGTGAGTGATTCCCTTCGTATGAATGGTGGACTTATCTTCAGCAGTGACCTGCAGGAATGAAATTCCCTTTCTGGTAGCAAATTCGCAATCCTGACACTCAAAAGCCTACccacaagtcacaagtcaggagtgtgatcgaatactccccacatgcctggattggtgtagctccaacaacactcaagaagcttgacaccaattggcaccacatccacaagaatCCACTCTTTCCATCCAGCAGTGCTCAGTAGCAGgactgtgtaccatctataagatgcattgcagaaattcaccaacgatcttcagacagcgccttccaaactcatgacaaCTTCCGTCAgaaaggacagggacagcagaaacatgggaacaccagcaagttccccttcaagctactcaccatcctgacttggaaatatagcattgttccttcaatgtctctgagtcagaattctggaattcccttcctcagggcATTAAGGATCAGCCCACAGCACacggacagcagtggttcaagaaggcagctcacctccatcTTCGCAAGGGGGAATCTAGAGACAGGCAAGaaacgctggcccagccagctacgcccacatcccatgagacaATAAAAATTAATTTGGATGAGATCCTGCCTCTTCTTCAACTTGAACCAGCAGAGAGATGGCATTGATAACAGAGTAAGTTTCTAACAGGAGGGAGAGATAAAGTAACAAACTCTAAACTTTCCTCCCAACACGGACACAACATTAAAGCTAATAAGAAGGTCCTATCGAAATAtggaaaaagaaatagaaaattctggaaatgcccagcagaactgatagcagctggAGGGAGTTATAATGCAAGCGTATTAGGTTCAGGTCCCTTGTTATCCCTTGTCATTGGGGTTTCATTATGTGGAATGAAGTCTATTTTCCAATATATCACCATGAATCTGGATTGAAAACATTGAATTTGCAACATTATTGTCCTGCTTTTGGGCAATTTGCTCTTCCTGATAATCAGGACAGACTCAATTCTCTTTCAGACAATGGTGAACATGTAAATTAATCAGTTTGCCGTCAGTGCAATAATTTATTGGTGACGTAAGGGGAAACATTTGGAGCAATCAAACATGGTGTTACTGTAATGTCACAGTCCTGGGTGACACTGGTTTTGATATCAAGGAGTCTTCAGTCAAACCATTGCACAGTCTTGCTCATCATGTGTTGTCACACAAAAAACAATGTTTATAAACATAACTGGGCACCCATGTAGCTATAGCATGTTCATGGGCAATCGAGGTACTGCTTTGAGATCGTGAAAAGTCATGAATGGAACATACAACAATGCATTTTGTAAAAATGCCTTGAAGTTGGGCATTGTAGAGTCATGTTGGCTGATCCTCTCAGAGTCAAGTCCTGCTCTgcaatgaaaatctgaaatgacAATCCTGGTCCATGTCTCCAGAGGGAGCCATAGAGTCTGCACCGTTGGTGTCCTCACAACCAACACTCTGATGTTTTGTGGATCTCCTGCTGTGAAGAAAATGCAatccaaagaaaacaaatgtGATGTTTCTGCACAGAATCttcgatttgatttattattggcaCAAGCACCGAGATACAGTGAGAACTATTGTTTTATGTGCTATTCAGGCAGGTCATAACACAAGAAAAGACATCAGGGTAATGGagcagaatacaatgttacagccacagaaaaggtgcagagagaaagagagcaagatAGACTGTAATATTTTGAGAGGtttattcaaaagtctgataccAACAGGAAAggagctgttcttaaatctgtttgtACGGGATTTctaacttttgtatcttctgcccaatggaagagggtggaagatcacataactggggtgggaggggtctctgatcgTGTTAGTTGCTTTTCCAAGGCAGTGGGATGAATAGATGGAGTTAATGGCAGGAAGACTGGTTTGTGTGATGTACTGGGCTAAGTTCAAGACTCTCTGTAGTTTTGTCAGTCTTGGGAAGAGTAGTTACCATAtcacactgtgatgcatccagataggatactATCTGAGGTGCATCTTTAAACATTGGTAAGGCATTGAGGACCATGTTGAATTTCCATTGATGTAGACAGGGTATgctctccactccacttcctcatGTCAATGACCGGTTCCTTCATTTTCCTGATGTTGGTGGAGAGACAGTTCGCTTGCTGATGTTTGTGGAGACTGTTGACTTGCTGATGtcaatggagagattgttgtctttctGATGTTAATGGAGAGactgttttgctgatgttgatggacAGACTGTTGTTTTGCTGaagttgttggagagactgttgttTTGCTGACGCTGATGGAGAGACTGTTGTCTTGCTGAAGTTGATGGAGAGACTGTTCTCTTGCTGACGTTGATGGAGAGActgttgttttgctgacattgatggagagactGTTGTCTTGCTAACGTTGATGGAGAGACTGTTGTCTTACTGACGTTGATGGAGAGACTGTTGTTTTGCTGATGCTGATGGAGAGACTGTTGTCTTGCTGACGCTGATGGAGAGACTGTTGTTTTGCTGACGTTGATGGAGAGACTGTTCTCTTACTGACGTTGATGGAGAGACTGTTCTCTTGCTGAAGTTGATGGAGAGACTGTTCTCTTGCTGACGTTGATGGAGAGACTGTTGTTTTGCTGACGTTGATGGAGAGACTGTTGTCTTGCTGAAGTTGATGGAGAGACTGTTCTCTTGCTGACGCTGATGGAGATACTGTTGTCTTGTTGACACTGATGGAGATACTGTTGTGCTGACGTTGATGGAGAGACTGTTCTCTTGCTGAAGTTGATGGAGAGACTGTACTCTTGCTGAAGTTGATGGAGAGACTGTTCTCTTGCTGACGTTGATGGAGAGActgttgttttgctgacattgatggagagactGTTGTCTTGCTAACGTTGATGGAGAAACTGTAGTCTTACTGACGTTGATGGAGAGACTGTTGTTTTGCTGACGCTGATGGAGAGACTGTTGTTTTGCTGACGTTGATGGAGATACTGTTGTTTTGCTGaagttgttggagagactgttctcTTGCTGACGCTGATGGAGAGACTGTTGTTTTGCTGACGTTGATGGAGATACTGTTGTTTTGCTGaagttgttggagagactgttctcTTGCTGACGCTGATGGAGAGACTGTTGTTTTGCTGACGTTGATGGAGAGACTGTTCTCTTGCTGACGCTGATGGAGATACTGTTGTTGTGCTGACGTTGATGGAGAGACTGTTCTCTTACTGACGTTGATGGAGAGACTGTTCTCTTACTGATGTTGATGGGGAGACTGTTCTCTTGCTGATGTTGGGGAGAGACTGTGGTCTTGCTGCCGTTGATGGAGTGACTGTTGTCTTGCTGACGTTGATGAAGAGACTGTTCTCTTACTTACGTTTATGGAGAGACTGTTGTGTTGATGATGCTGAGGGAGAGACTGTTGCCTTGTTGATGTTAGTGGAGTGACTGTTGtcttgctgacattgatggagagactTCTCTTGCTGACATTGATGCAGAGACTGTTGTCTCGTAGTGCTCATTCTCATGCTGATTATGGTGGCCATCTGCCCATCTGCACAATCCTCTTTTCTGCCCAGCAAATCCCATGATCTGTGCACAGCACTTTATCCCAATCTTTCCTGCCTGTCATCCTTCCCGAGCTGCGAGTTGTACCCAGTGATGTGTGCACGTGCTTTCCCTCTGACTCTCCTGTCGGCAGTGGAGGTAGATGTTTACGGGATGGATATACGCTAGCATTAGCATGGCGATGAATCCGAGATTCAGCTGCCCCGTACATTCACAAtaacaagaaaaataaaatgagagAGCAAGTCTCCAGTTCGAAGTCATCTCACACAGTTCCCATCAACTAGGTATCCCAAACTGAACTCATTTCATTCACCCGCATTTGGCCTATTTCCCTCTAAACTTTCCCTGTTCATATACCTTTACCTATTACAGCACAGCTGGGCGATCTGCCCAATTTGCCTAGGATTGTTTTTTGAAAGAACTATCCACTGGACTCCACTGTACAATCTTTCCCCGTGGCCCCGAATTGTTGGGATTTGTACTGAAATTTTCAGTTGTCACAACTTTTCTTGTGTTTATCACGTCTGTTGTTTGAATCCTGCAATTATAACTCTGATCCCCTTCCAATTAATTCCAAAACATCATTATTCATTCTTTGAACAGATGTATCACCAAGTCACCTCTGGTTCACCATCTGAAATTGTTGTCCTGCTTATATTGATATGGAATCACTGTCATCAACATAGACAGCTTCTTCACTTTTTCCCtgtcaaaatattccaagttttcaTACACCCCATAAAGTCTTCTCTTTAGCTTCGCTGTGCCAAAGAGAACAATATGAACTTTCTTCAAACAACTCGGGTACaatagagtgttacaagggggcataaatttaaggtgaagggtggaaggtataggggggatgtcaggggtaggttctttacccagagagtggtgggggcatggaatgcgctgcctgtgggagtggcagagtcagaatcattggtgacctttacgtggcaattggataggtacatggataggtgcttaagctaggacaaatgttcggcacaacatcgcggaccgaagggcctgttctgtgctgtattgttctatattctatgttctatgttaactccACTTCCTCATTTGTGACTGCATTCAAGTGCATTCTTACACATGTTCATTAAACACTCGACATTATTTCTCATCTGCCCAGTGATGTATACAGTCCCTCAGGCACACGCTACTATATGAACGTGGGCTTAATCTGTACCTTATCAGCTGGCACACTTGATAAATCAACAAAAAAATTATATATTTCAAATACTGTGATCTATCGTGATATTGATACTGCAAATAAAGTATGTCCCATGCATTACATTTTGATTAGTTATTGTGAGTTTTTACTTTAATTTTATGGGGTGTATTGATGGTTTTACTTAGACTTCCTACAGATTCAGGAATCTTAAAGACCTGGGGATGACCTCACTTTTGAAACCAACCCAATAGTGGAGGCATCACAAATTCCATGTGTGTCGACATGTCTGTGtcagagttttttttctctctctctctttctcttgctcacatgctctctctcaccctcgaAATCTCCCtagccacagagtcatacaatgtggaaacagacccttcggcccaactcgtccttACCCACCGGGTATTCCAAACTGGACTAATCCCATTTGACTGTATTTGTCCCATTGccctctaaagctttcctattcatgtacccgtccaaatatcttttaaaaattgcaattgtaTCTGCATTGAACACTTCCTGTAGCAGCTCGTTCCATGCATGCATGTGAAAACCTTACctctcagctcccttttaaatctttaccctctcaccataaacctattccctctagctctggactcccccactccaggaccTTGTCtactcaccctacccatgcctctcatgattttattaacctctataaggtcacctgtcagcctctgatgctccagggaaaacagcccagcctaccctgaagctctggtcaagaaaaaggaacagttgggattgagtgaatccttgcaGGTGTACACGAacagtaggagtacacttgagagggaaatcaggagagcaaaatgagacatgagatagctgaaGAAGGGTAATACCTGAATTGTTGACTTCACCACCTCCTGACACTACCAtcgtgggtggcacgatggcacagtggttagtactgctgcctcacagcaccagagacccgggttcaattcccgcctcaggcaactgactgtgtggagtttgcacattctccccatatctgtatgggttttctccgggtgctccggtttcctcccacgatccaaaaatgtgaattggccatgctaaattgcccatagcgttaggtgaaggggtaaatgtaggggaatgggtctgggtgggttgcgctttgacggGTTAGTATgggcttgttaggccaaagggcctgtttccacactgtaaggaatctaatctacctgacctgcttCCAGCCTCCTCCTTGTCTACATGAGCTAGCTTTGGAAAAAAGGTCAAGGAGAATCAGAAGAGactctacaagtacattaaataACTAGGGTGAGAAttgggcctcttaaagatcaacaagtcTGTCTTTGtgcagaaccacaggagatgggtgagatactctcCATCATCCAAATTAATGACGTTTGCATCTTCATTGCCAGCTCAATCTCTGACTTCTAATCATTGAGAGGATTGGGTCATCATTACAGATTGTTACTCACATAAAGTGGGTCACCGTGCAAAGGCCCCTGGATCAAAGTAAAGCATGGGTACTGAAGAAGAGAAATAACAGCTGCGAGAGCTTGCACCAGTCCATAGACCTTCCCAAAATGGCAGGAAGGGAATCTGCACAAGAGAAGAGGAGAGAGATGGAAGAGAATATCAAATCAAACTTCATCGTGTCCTACCCTGCACAGGTTGGTGTTCGCGTTTATGCATAAGACGAGGCATCTCATTCACATCTGATACTGAGCCATGCCCACCTCAGTAGAATTGCGGTGTCACAGTAATAGCGCGGTGCCAGTGGTCGCCTAACCCAGGCTGCTGCTGTCTTTTGAGAAATGATTCCAAATCGTGTCGTCAAGGTGACAGAACTCAAATTTAAAGCTTGTTTTGAAACAAATTGTCTGTATTATCAGCTCCTCTCTTTGACAGCAGCAATGAAGCTGTTGTCGATTGCCATTCAGAACTGAAAGTCTCTGGTACTAGCTGCAACTTGGGCAAGGGAGGCTGACATCTTTAACacggtctggcttacatgtgggCCTGTGACTCAAACTCACATTGACCTGGTTGTCTCTAAGCAGCTCCAATGGCCTAGAGGGATGGACAAGGGATGCCTGCATTTCCTGATGGAATAATACCAGCTCTGGCCTAcactccctggagtttagaagaatgaggggagatctaattgaggcctataaaatgctaaaggggatgGACAAGGCAGATGTAGAGGAGATGTTTTCTCCTGGGGGCAACCTAAGGCCATACTTTTAGGATATGGAGTGGAAGATCTAAGGCAGACACGAGGAGAAgtttctcaaagggttgtgaacctgtggaattcactccccaaGACGCTGAGACATTGAGTAAGCttaaggaggagatggacagatttttaatgaataacAGGTTGAAGAGTGGGCAGGAGTGTGGAGTTGAGGTCGAGATGAGATtggccatgattgtattgaatggtggaggaggctcaaggggctgaatggcctacgctTCTAGCTCTGATGCACTGAAAATATTTCCTGGTCGAGTGTCTGTTCAGCCTTCCTCGGAATGTAATGACATCATTGTTCATAGCCACTTATTATGATAGTGGGCTTCACATTCTGGCCTTTAGTTGGGTCAGGAGCTCTCCCCTGAATTCCTTCACAGAACTCACTGTCTGACATTTCCTGGCAGCTGGTTCTGATCTCTTCCACAGCTGAATCGTTTCCAGGTCATAGTGTCACACCTGAGAGAGGTCTCCGCTCATAGTCACTGACATAAGACCCAGTGAGAGAATGCAGGCCACAGGAACCAATCCTAACAGTGCAACTGCATTCagtgcaattttaaaaattcttaattcactcacaagatgtgggcatcgctggacaggcagctcagagtcaaccacattgctgtggggatggaatcacatgcaggccaggccaggtaaggatggcagatttccttccctaaaggacattagggaaccagatgggtttttccaacaatcgacaatagtttcgcGATCATTGGtagactctttattccagattttatttcattgaatttaaattccaccaaggGCCATGGGTGGGATTTGAATGTGGGTCCCCAGAGCACTACCTGGGTGTCAAAAATCAACAGTTAAAGGACAATGCCATTAGGCCACCGGTGAGGAATCAGGCACTGACTTACATGAGAGAGATAAATGCTGCGTCCCCTCCATACAGGAAGGTGCGGCTAATCACTTGGAGGATGAAGGTCAAGTACTGAACCTGGAGCACAGGGATGGTGGCACAGACAGCGAACAGGACGGCGTGTGTGACGGTAACGGTCAGAGAGAGGACAGCCGCCATCATGGCATCCAGTTTCTTCGAGGTGGCACAGTCCgctggggaggaggggggaggggcaggggtcagagggagagggcaggggacaagaggaggaggagagcagagggggcagtaggagggggaggggagaggtggaATGAAGAGGTGGGAGCAAAACAAAACAAGCAAATGCATTGAATCAGAGCTCAGTAATCACCGAACCAGCCGGGATGATAACCCCTGCCTATGGGGAAGAGGAACATTCAGACCACAGCACAGCAGCACCAAAGTGGGAGCAGAGTGTATAAACCTGGATTACCCGGGAATGGGAGTGAACGGAGTGTTTAAATCTGGATTACCCGGGCATGGGAATGATCGGAGTGTTTAAACCTAGATTACCCGGGCGTGGGAATGATCACCATGTTTTATGTGGATGCAATAGTGGCATTATCAAAAGACTACTTATCCAGAGACCCCAGTTATTGTCTAGAGACCTTGGCTCGAATCCAGCCACAGCAGACcgtggattttgaattcaatacataTCTGGAATCAGGGGTTTAGTGTTGACTATGAAACCATTATCAAGGACAAGCCACCTgcctcactaatgccctttagggaaggaagctgccaaccttatttggtctggcttacatgtgactccagacccaaagcaatatggatgactcttaactgacctctgggtaattagggatgggtaataaatgcgggcccagccagtgatgtcctcattcTGAGTAGAATGAAAACCTGGATGATCTGAGACTGGGAGTGATCGGGGTGCAGATTACAATTCTATGAATTGCCTTCTGTATTCGGAATGGGGGGTGATGGAGTATGGGAACTGAAATGCACAGGGACATTTGAATTACCTGAGAGACCGGCTGCTAGTTTCCTTTTGTCTTTGCGTCGATCCATAATCAGGCCATTCCATGGGGCACAAAAAACACTGCTCATCTGTGTGATGGCAAAGGCATTCGTCAGTCTGCTTACTGAGGAACCGAAACAAGAAGAGGGAGGAGGAAATTGTCACTTTAACACTGAACTGCTAAGGCTCGTACATATTAttttctgaaagctggtgctaCTGAGCTTTTACAgcgattagcttccctacagcgaagaacaggcccttcagcccaacaagtcaacactggccctccaaagactaatcagactcattcccctaccctacattttccctgactaaagcatctaacactgtgggcaatttagcatggccatttcactctaacttgcatatctttggattgggggaggaaaccagagaacccagaggaaacctacgcagatacagggaggacatgcaaactccacatagacagttgcctgaggcaggaatcaaacccaagtccctggtgctgtgaggcagcagtactaaccactgcgccaccatgccacccaaaggagccttccacataaAACTGATTGAAGTGAACCAGTTATACATGTCACGCATTGGCTTTCTGGAAGGGGTGGTTTTATTTGCCCTGAAAAGTGAGGTTGAAAGATAAGAGTTAAACGTAGGGGAAAACAGAAAACCGTATTCTAGCACCCACTTAAAAATGACAGGTCAGATTGTTTCTTGTAAACTCACTTCCCAAAATACATTGGCACCCCAGATGCTTGTGACCACAATGTGGTTTCTCCATGTTCACCATTGCTGATATTAGAGTTTGATGTCAGAGCACAAACAATCGATTTCCGAACTGAATTCCTAACAATGTTGTTGCTTTTCAGCTGATGTTCCTGGATTGTCACTCCAAGCAACACCCTCTGCACTCCTGCTCAATGTGCAGAGAATATGTTTCACATGGAGCTGAGATTTCTCCCttgcacagacagagagactgagaagTCCTGAGACAGAGGGAGCTCGCCCCCTCCCTTGACAGCACCCATCAGCAAAATGTCACCCGCTCCAACTGAGTCAAAGCAGAAGTTAAACTCTTCACTCTAACCTGCATTCTTTCACTGTCCATGAGATAGAGGAGCAGAataaggcctttcagcccatcatgtctgctccactattcaagcatggctgatttgtttctccatccccatctcctgccttctccccataaccctcagtCCCCTTACTAATCTAGAATCCATCAATCTCTGacttggatggcacggtggcacagcggttagcactgctgcctcatagcacaagagacctgggtttaattcccacctcaggcaactatctgtggagagtttgcacattttcccagtgtctgcatgggtttcctccgggtgctccagtttcctcccacagtccaaagatgtgcaggttaggtgaattggccatgctaaattgcctgaagtattaggtgtaggggaatgggtataatctaatcttaattgtactcaatgacttggcctgcaCCATTTCCTGTAGCAATGCGGGCCAAGATTCAAGTCTGAGTAAATTCTTTTTCATCTCCGTTTGAAAGGACCAACCCTTCActgtgaggctgtgccctcgggcccTCAACTCTCCTACTCATGGGAATATCTTCTCCACGTtctctctatccaggcctctcaacaTTCTGTACATTTCCATCAGACTCCCTccccccatcctccccaccccatctttaTCCTTctcaattccattgagtacagaccctcagtcctcaatctctcctcacatgaTAGGGTTTTCAGCTCCAGGATAAATCTTGTGAACcacctccaaggccagcacatccttctttagatacggggccccaaactgctcacagtaatccaaatgcagtctgaccagtgcCTAAtagagcctcagcagtacatctctgttcttgtattccGGTTCTCTCGAAGTGAATTggattgccttcctaactgtcaactgaacctgcacattaacctgaagagaatcctgaactcaggACTCATAAGTCCC is a genomic window of Hemiscyllium ocellatum isolate sHemOce1 chromosome 44, sHemOce1.pat.X.cur, whole genome shotgun sequence containing:
- the LOC132835317 gene encoding equilibrative nucleobase transporter 1-like; the encoded protein is MLSIKVKQYLTFANGLFECLCFGGTIFGWASLVFVLKKEGYFSDLCDSVSNISHHGERNMDCDLQDQHFTLVFTLASFSLSFITLPCGFLFDYCGTMVTRFTAISLYTSANLMIAFSTPDSDILLFPAACMIAGGGILFFTTNIQVGNLFGNKRATVITLYNGAFGSSAAMYLLVKGLYESGVSLRSMFIFISCFSSIHICSTLFLLPRTQIPNKLPKDYSYGITYTGFGLKSLFRAQETPSQRKAVRGGDGTTRWIPRKWTEVEEPGRETSKIMQPDRGDRMEKEEMVDGWKTQTKGRGGVEEETPSFRSCIFSKVFLTHLLWLSVIQLRHFLYIGTLNPMLNLLANGDSGQVSRLTNAFAITQMSSVFCAPWNGLIMDRRKDKPADCATSKKLDAMMAAVLSLTVTVTHAVLFAVCATIPVLQVQYLTFILQVISRTFLYGGDAAFISLIFPSCHFGKVYGLVQALAAVISLLQYPCFTLIQGPLHGDPLYLNLGFIAMLMLAYIHPVNIYLHCRQESQRESTCTHHWQDNSHSINGSKTTVSPQHQQENSLPINISKRTVSPSTSVREQSLHQRQHNNSISISVSKRTVSPSTSAKQQSLHQRQQENSLSNNFSKTTVSPSTSAKQQSLHQRQQENSLSNNFSKTTVSPSTSAKQQSLHQRQQNNSLSINVSKTTVSPSTLARQQSLHQCQQNNSLSINVSKRTVSPSTSARVQSLHQLQQENSLSINVSTTVSPSVSTRQQYLHQRQQENSLSINFSKTTVSPSTSAKQQSLHQRQQENSLSINFSKRTVSPSTSVREQSLHQRQQNNSLSISVSKTTVSPSASAKQQSLHQRQ